A genomic window from Cloacibacillus evryensis DSM 19522 includes:
- a CDS encoding 4Fe-4S dicluster domain-containing protein: protein MPKGRVEISEKYCKGCSLCVYACPRKVLAISGRINAKGYRPVEAAKADDCVGCGLCAMTCPDAVISVFREEEGGGAA, encoded by the coding sequence ATGCCCAAAGGCAGAGTCGAGATCTCGGAGAAATACTGCAAGGGCTGTTCGCTGTGCGTTTATGCCTGCCCAAGGAAAGTCCTCGCCATATCCGGCAGGATAAACGCCAAGGGTTACCGGCCGGTGGAGGCGGCCAAGGCGGATGACTGCGTCGGCTGCGGCCTCTGCGCCATGACCTGCCCCGACGCGGTGATAAGCGTATTCAGAGAGGAAGAGGGGGGCGGAGCGGCATGA